In Legionella beliardensis, the following are encoded in one genomic region:
- the ctaD gene encoding cytochrome c oxidase subunit I — protein sequence MSEVITHDVDDHHDHGPEQGKGILGFAKRWLFTTNHKDIGTLYLWLALLSFFVAGAMALVIRAELFQPGHRFVDPNFFNQMVTLHGLIMLFGVVMPAFTGMANWQIPMMIGAPDMALPRLNNWSFWLLPFAFALLGSTLFHSGGGPNFGWTMYAPLSTKFAPPSTDFMIFAVHMMGLSSIMGSINIIATILNMRAPGLTLMKMPMFVWTWLITAFLLIAIMPVLAGAVTMMLADRHFGTSFFEAAGGGDPILFQHIFWFFGHPEVYVLVLPAFGVISEVIPTFSRKPLFGYHFMVYATISIAGLSFIVWAHHMFTTGITLGAELFFMYATMLISVPTGVKVFNWVSTMFKGAMTFETPMLFAIAFVFLFTIGGFTGLMLSLVPADYQYQDTYFVVGHFHYVLVPGVIFALLSATYYWLPKWTGHMYNERLGKWHFWLSVISVNIAFFPMHFLGLAGMPRRIPDYALQFTNFNMISTIGAFIFGFSQLLFLYNVIRTVRRGPQVSAQVWEGAQGLEWTLSSPPPYHSFTIPPEIH from the coding sequence ATGAGTGAAGTAATAACCCACGATGTTGACGATCATCATGATCATGGGCCTGAGCAGGGCAAAGGTATTTTAGGTTTTGCAAAGCGGTGGTTATTTACAACTAACCATAAAGATATTGGCACACTTTATTTATGGCTAGCTTTACTAAGTTTTTTTGTTGCTGGTGCCATGGCACTAGTTATCCGAGCTGAGTTGTTTCAACCAGGGCATCGTTTTGTTGATCCTAATTTCTTCAATCAAATGGTAACGCTGCATGGCTTAATTATGCTTTTTGGTGTCGTTATGCCTGCGTTCACCGGAATGGCTAACTGGCAAATTCCTATGATGATTGGTGCACCAGATATGGCTTTGCCGCGTTTAAATAACTGGAGCTTCTGGTTACTGCCTTTTGCGTTTGCTTTATTAGGTTCCACATTATTTCACAGTGGTGGAGGTCCTAATTTTGGCTGGACTATGTATGCACCATTATCAACAAAATTTGCGCCACCCAGCACCGATTTTATGATTTTTGCCGTACATATGATGGGTCTATCATCTATTATGGGCTCTATCAACATTATTGCTACTATTTTAAACATGCGTGCCCCAGGTCTTACCTTAATGAAAATGCCTATGTTTGTATGGACTTGGTTAATCACAGCATTTCTTCTCATTGCCATTATGCCGGTACTAGCAGGCGCGGTAACCATGATGCTTGCAGATAGACATTTTGGTACGAGTTTTTTTGAAGCCGCAGGTGGGGGCGATCCTATTCTCTTCCAGCATATATTCTGGTTCTTTGGCCATCCTGAAGTGTATGTTTTGGTGCTGCCTGCTTTTGGGGTGATATCAGAAGTAATACCTACTTTTAGTCGTAAGCCTTTATTTGGCTATCATTTTATGGTTTATGCAACAATAAGTATCGCTGGCTTGTCATTTATTGTATGGGCACACCATATGTTTACTACCGGCATTACCTTAGGCGCTGAGCTATTTTTTATGTACGCAACCATGTTAATTTCGGTGCCTACAGGGGTTAAGGTGTTTAACTGGGTTAGCACCATGTTTAAAGGGGCAATGACCTTTGAAACACCGATGCTCTTTGCCATAGCCTTCGTATTCTTATTTACGATAGGGGGGTTTACAGGCTTAATGTTGTCATTAGTGCCAGCCGACTATCAGTACCAGGATACTTATTTTGTTGTTGGCCATTTTCACTACGTTCTAGTTCCGGGTGTCATTTTTGCACTCTTATCTGCTACTTATTACTGGCTCCCAAAATGGACAGGCCATATGTATAATGAGCGCTTAGGAAAATGGCATTTTTGGTTATCGGTAATTTCAGTGAATATCGCCTTCTTTCCTATGCATTTTCTGGGTCTGGCAGGCATGCCGCGACGTATCCCTGATTATGCGTTGCAATTTACAAACTTCAATATGATTTCAACGATAGGGGCCTTTATTTTTGGTTTCTCTCAGTTACTATTTCTTTATAATGTCATTAGGACAGTGCGTCGCGGGCCACAGGTGAGTGCGCAAGTTTGGGAAGGGGCTCAAGGCTTGGAGTGGACTTTATCTTCTCCACCGCCTTACCACAGTTTTACGATCCCACCCGAGATCCATTAA
- a CDS encoding cytochrome c oxidase assembly protein yields the protein MVKNHTRLIVILSLITLGMFAFGFALVPIYNRLCQTLGINGKTNSEAIAYEASDKNIDRNREITVEFVATNNGSIQWSFYPKTKKIKVHPGEIAKLSFYAENKSNFRMTVQAIPSVTPGIAAKYLKKTECFCFTQQTLNGHEAMDMPLLFHLDTDLPEKVKTITLSYTLFDVTNRVIN from the coding sequence GTGGTAAAAAATCATACACGATTAATTGTTATTTTAAGTTTAATTACGCTCGGTATGTTCGCGTTTGGATTTGCCTTAGTACCTATTTACAATCGCTTATGCCAAACATTAGGAATTAATGGCAAGACGAATAGTGAGGCGATAGCTTATGAAGCTAGTGATAAAAATATTGATAGAAATAGAGAGATAACCGTTGAATTTGTTGCTACAAATAATGGCAGTATACAGTGGTCTTTTTATCCAAAAACCAAAAAGATTAAAGTACATCCAGGTGAAATTGCTAAATTATCTTTTTATGCCGAAAATAAAAGTAATTTTCGCATGACTGTGCAGGCTATACCGAGTGTCACGCCAGGCATAGCAGCAAAATATTTGAAAAAAACAGAATGCTTTTGTTTTACGCAACAAACATTAAATGGGCATGAAGCAATGGATATGCCTTTGTTATTTCATTTAGATACAGATTTGCCAGAAAAAGTAAAAACGATAACCTTATCTTACACTTTATTTGATGTCACAAACCGAGTGATTAATTAG
- a CDS encoding cytochrome c oxidase subunit 3, with protein sequence MGAHGTYYIPKPSHWPLVGSIGLTTTLVGAASWLHHDWYGPYIFTLGFLILITMMVGWFGQVIYENEKGLYDDQVDHSFRWGMIWFIFSEVCFFGAFFGALFYTRFWVVPLLGGEVHSITHYTLWADFKATWPLLINPNNEIFAGAERGMEAWGLAAINTLILLTSGATITWAHWALKLNKRKQLVVGMALTIALGILFLALQSYEYHEAYTEMRLTLDAGIYGTTFFMLTGFHGLHVTIGTIMLIVILIRCIKGHFTPERHFAFEAVAWYWHFVDVVWLFLFVFVYWL encoded by the coding sequence ATGGGAGCACATGGCACCTATTACATTCCCAAACCAAGCCATTGGCCTTTAGTAGGTTCTATTGGTTTGACAACAACCTTAGTTGGTGCTGCCTCTTGGTTACATCACGATTGGTATGGCCCTTATATTTTCACGCTAGGTTTTCTAATATTAATCACGATGATGGTCGGGTGGTTTGGCCAGGTGATTTATGAAAATGAGAAAGGATTATATGATGATCAGGTTGATCATTCCTTTCGTTGGGGAATGATTTGGTTTATCTTTTCAGAGGTTTGCTTTTTCGGTGCTTTTTTTGGCGCTCTATTTTATACGCGTTTCTGGGTAGTTCCTTTGCTGGGTGGTGAGGTACATTCTATTACTCATTATACGTTGTGGGCAGATTTTAAAGCGACCTGGCCTTTACTTATCAACCCTAATAATGAAATTTTTGCCGGTGCTGAGAGAGGGATGGAGGCTTGGGGCTTAGCGGCTATCAATACCTTAATCCTTTTAACCTCAGGCGCTACGATTACCTGGGCGCATTGGGCATTAAAATTAAACAAAAGAAAACAATTAGTTGTTGGAATGGCACTGACTATTGCCTTAGGTATTTTATTCTTAGCATTACAATCTTATGAATACCATGAAGCCTATACGGAAATGAGGCTAACTTTAGACGCGGGTATCTACGGCACTACCTTTTTTATGTTGACTGGTTTTCACGGTTTGCACGTGACGATTGGTACTATCATGCTAATAGTTATTCTTATTCGCTGTATAAAAGGCCACTTTACACCAGAACGCCATTTCGCCTTTGAAGCAGTTGCTTGGTATTGGCACTTTGTAGACGTAGTCTGGTTATTTTTGTTTGTGTTTGTTTACTGGCTATAA
- a CDS encoding alpha/beta hydrolase — translation MKREDFRCINMGTQLATLSAHDASIIEPVQLTNGKKGNALLLLHGFSSTPGVFRFLLPHIIDYYDNLIIPALPGHAESIEAFSRINTLTLLNFAEQACTSLTEQYKNVDVLGLSLGGLLACYLSSKFKLRHLYLLAPALDLTLNMTKIAKIIQVLSAVGFNKVRSTAGNIYYTPEQQAAYRKIPLKTGFSLVDFKGGEIAYRQIPFTAILEILNLIRQFQFNIPTCPTDVFLGIHDKVVDSKQVAKRFSNHANINIHWLANSAHVLPLDNDIEVIIQCIQKNVSQKVAHVKN, via the coding sequence ATGAAGCGTGAAGATTTTCGTTGCATTAATATGGGGACGCAACTCGCTACCTTAAGCGCGCATGATGCCTCAATCATAGAGCCTGTGCAATTAACTAATGGTAAAAAAGGCAATGCTCTTTTACTTTTGCACGGCTTTTCTTCAACGCCGGGCGTTTTTCGTTTTTTATTACCACATATTATTGATTACTACGATAACCTTATCATTCCAGCGTTACCGGGCCATGCAGAAAGTATAGAAGCATTTAGTCGAATAAATACGCTAACCCTGCTTAACTTTGCCGAGCAAGCTTGTACATCTTTAACTGAGCAATATAAAAATGTTGATGTACTAGGATTGTCCTTAGGCGGGCTTCTTGCTTGTTATTTAAGCAGTAAATTCAAATTACGCCATTTATACTTATTAGCGCCAGCGCTAGATCTGACCTTAAACATGACCAAAATAGCGAAAATAATTCAAGTCTTAAGTGCAGTTGGCTTTAACAAAGTACGTAGTACTGCTGGAAATATTTATTATACGCCCGAGCAACAAGCAGCCTATCGCAAGATACCATTAAAAACAGGCTTTAGTTTAGTAGATTTTAAAGGCGGTGAAATCGCTTATCGTCAAATTCCATTTACAGCTATTCTAGAAATCTTAAACCTTATTAGGCAATTTCAATTTAATATACCAACTTGCCCAACGGATGTATTTCTTGGGATACATGATAAAGTAGTAGATAGCAAGCAAGTCGCTAAGCGTTTTAGCAATCACGCCAATATAAACATTCATTGGCTAGCTAATTCAGCTCATGTTTTACCACTAGATAATGATATTGAAGTGATTATTCAGTGTATACAAAAAAATGTCAGCCAAAAGGTAGCTCATGTAAAAAATTAA
- a CDS encoding guanosine monophosphate reductase, whose amino-acid sequence MNNHAITFDDVLLIPAYNHHESRRVVDISMTDRLGKLSLQLPVISSNMDTITESKMANFMHAKGGIGALHRFLSIEDNIAEFKRSKGPVFVSVGCSESELQRAEALRDAGADYFCVDVAHAHAKYVGKTLKNLRQLLGTRCIMAGNVATYAGADYLASCGADIIKAGIGGGSVCSTRIKTGFGIPMLTCIQDCARTDRSIVADGGIRTSGDIVKALAFGADFVMIGGMLAGTEPTPGEVITKPNGAQIKRYRGMASREAQEEFLGQMHEWKTAEGVAAEVTYRNNQEAIIADIVGGLRSGLTYAGSNTISELQRKLNYVLVTQAGRLESLPHKLMEI is encoded by the coding sequence ATGAACAATCATGCCATCACCTTTGATGATGTATTATTAATTCCTGCCTATAATCATCATGAGTCTAGACGAGTTGTGGATATTAGCATGACTGATCGCTTAGGCAAGCTCAGCTTACAATTACCCGTAATTAGCTCTAATATGGATACAATTACCGAAAGTAAGATGGCTAATTTCATGCACGCTAAAGGCGGTATTGGTGCATTGCACCGCTTTTTAAGCATTGAAGACAATATTGCCGAATTTAAGCGCTCTAAAGGGCCCGTGTTTGTTTCTGTTGGCTGTAGCGAATCGGAATTACAACGAGCTGAAGCGCTACGGGATGCAGGCGCTGATTATTTTTGCGTTGATGTTGCCCATGCACATGCTAAGTATGTTGGGAAAACGTTAAAAAATTTACGTCAATTACTGGGCACCCGTTGTATTATGGCTGGCAATGTCGCAACCTATGCTGGTGCCGATTATTTAGCTTCTTGTGGCGCTGATATCATTAAAGCCGGTATTGGCGGTGGCTCGGTATGTAGTACACGTATTAAAACTGGCTTTGGTATTCCTATGCTCACCTGCATTCAAGATTGCGCTCGTACTGACCGCTCCATCGTTGCTGATGGTGGTATTCGCACTTCAGGCGATATTGTTAAAGCACTAGCGTTCGGAGCTGATTTTGTCATGATTGGCGGCATGCTGGCTGGTACAGAGCCAACACCAGGAGAAGTAATTACCAAGCCAAATGGTGCACAAATTAAACGTTATCGCGGTATGGCCTCGCGCGAAGCACAAGAGGAGTTTTTAGGTCAAATGCACGAATGGAAAACAGCTGAAGGGGTAGCAGCGGAAGTTACTTATCGTAATAATCAAGAAGCAATTATTGCTGATATTGTAGGCGGCTTGCGCTCAGGTTTAACCTATGCTGGTTCTAATACCATTTCAGAATTGCAACGCAAACTCAATTATGTATTAGTTACTCAAGCTGGGCGCTTAGAAAGCTTACCGCACAAACTTATGGAAATTTAA
- a CDS encoding PhoH family protein gives MDNKGNSNKLFVLDTNIMMSDPTAIYRFDEHDIYLPMVVLEELDSHKTGLSDVARNVRQTNRMLVELMSGATHKQIVEGLPIPSFAHHDNNKNTGRLFFQTDDFEQIRTSSLPGHKADNTLLATALGLQIKYPERQIIIISKDINLRIKAGILGIRAEDYYNDQVLDDVTLLHNGLHILDNNFWDTHVKDMNAWQENGRTFYKISGSLINHWNANDCISTEDNQFQAIVKKTEAEQAIIQIARDYTQPKHTVWGINARNREQNFSLNLLLDPEIDFVTLQGSAGTGKTLLTIAAGLTQVLDQNRYAEIIMTRVTIPVGEDIGFLPGTEEEKMTPWMGALMDNLEVLHSSQEGGSFGRNATQDLLQNKIKIRSLNYMRGRTFLNRFIIIDEAQNLTPKQIKTLVTRAGPGTKVVCLGDIKQIDTPYLTETTSGLTFAVDRFKHWEHSAHMTLLRGERSRLAYYAAEHL, from the coding sequence ATGGATAACAAAGGAAATAGCAATAAACTGTTTGTGCTCGATACAAACATCATGATGAGTGATCCAACAGCAATTTATCGCTTTGATGAGCATGATATTTACTTGCCAATGGTGGTGTTAGAGGAGCTTGATAGCCATAAAACAGGGCTTTCTGACGTGGCTCGTAACGTTCGCCAAACAAACCGAATGTTAGTTGAATTGATGAGCGGCGCCACTCATAAACAAATTGTTGAGGGACTGCCCATTCCAAGTTTTGCCCATCACGATAATAATAAAAATACGGGGCGTTTATTTTTTCAAACAGATGACTTTGAGCAAATTAGAACAAGTTCACTGCCCGGACATAAAGCTGATAATACCTTACTAGCAACTGCCTTAGGATTACAGATAAAATATCCTGAAAGGCAAATCATTATTATTTCTAAAGACATCAATTTACGTATTAAGGCCGGTATTCTAGGTATTCGAGCTGAAGATTACTATAATGATCAGGTTCTAGATGACGTCACCTTATTACATAATGGCTTGCATATTTTAGATAATAATTTTTGGGATACCCATGTTAAAGACATGAATGCTTGGCAAGAAAACGGGAGAACATTCTATAAAATTAGTGGCTCCTTAATTAATCATTGGAATGCTAATGATTGCATAAGCACCGAAGATAACCAATTTCAGGCTATTGTAAAAAAAACTGAAGCTGAACAAGCTATTATTCAAATTGCTCGCGATTATACACAACCAAAGCATACCGTCTGGGGCATTAATGCTCGTAATAGAGAACAAAATTTTTCTCTAAATTTATTACTTGATCCAGAAATTGACTTTGTCACATTACAAGGCTCTGCTGGTACAGGAAAAACCTTGCTTACGATTGCCGCAGGCTTAACGCAAGTATTAGATCAAAATCGTTATGCCGAAATTATAATGACTCGGGTCACTATTCCTGTTGGCGAAGACATTGGTTTTCTACCTGGCACAGAAGAAGAAAAAATGACGCCTTGGATGGGCGCTTTAATGGATAATTTGGAAGTTTTACATAGCTCGCAAGAGGGAGGCAGCTTTGGCCGTAATGCGACACAAGATCTTTTACAAAATAAAATTAAAATTCGTTCTTTAAATTACATGCGGGGCCGGACGTTTTTAAATCGCTTCATTATTATTGACGAGGCACAAAACCTGACGCCTAAACAAATTAAAACACTAGTAACTCGAGCAGGCCCTGGCACAAAAGTAGTGTGTTTAGGCGATATTAAACAGATAGATACACCTTATTTAACTGAAACGACCTCAGGTCTTACTTTTGCCGTCGACCGATTTAAGCATTGGGAGCATAGTGCACACATGACTTTATTACGCGGCGAACGATCAAGACTTGCCTATTACGCAGCTGAACATTTATAG
- a CDS encoding peroxiredoxin, which translates to MKLGDVVPNFQFTATNGINANLADYHGQWIILYFYPKDATPGCTTQGQDFRDSYLKFQELNASVFGISRDSIKSHENFKCKQTFPFELISDSSENLCELFEVIKMKTMYGKQVRGIERSTFIINPQGKLVHQWRKVSVPNHVDDVLATLKKLQKNDTSHLGENTH; encoded by the coding sequence ATGAAACTTGGTGATGTAGTGCCTAACTTTCAATTCACAGCGACTAACGGTATTAACGCTAATCTAGCTGACTATCACGGCCAATGGATTATCCTTTATTTTTATCCTAAAGATGCAACACCAGGCTGTACCACACAAGGCCAAGACTTCCGTGATTCTTATTTAAAATTTCAAGAACTAAATGCTAGTGTATTTGGCATTTCGCGAGACAGCATTAAGTCTCATGAAAATTTTAAATGCAAACAAACTTTCCCATTTGAGCTTATTAGCGATAGCAGCGAAAATTTATGTGAGTTATTTGAGGTTATTAAAATGAAAACTATGTATGGTAAACAAGTACGTGGTATAGAGCGTAGTACGTTTATCATTAATCCGCAAGGAAAATTAGTGCACCAATGGCGTAAAGTAAGTGTCCCTAATCATGTTGATGATGTATTAGCTACATTAAAAAAACTACAGAAAAATGACACAAGTCATCTCGGAGAAAATACACATTAG
- the smpB gene encoding SsrA-binding protein SmpB: protein MSSKNHDSSIALNKKARFDYFIEDEYEAGLVLEGWEVKSLRAGKINLSDAHVIIKHNEAFLLGAQIQPLPTAAKHLFPDPIRTRKLLLNRQELNKLIGSVERQGYTLIPLSLYWRKNRVKMKLALAKGKKTHDKRDSIKERDWNRDRARLLKKNN, encoded by the coding sequence ATGAGTAGTAAAAATCACGATTCCTCAATAGCTTTAAATAAAAAAGCACGCTTTGATTATTTTATTGAGGATGAATATGAAGCAGGTTTAGTACTTGAAGGCTGGGAAGTAAAAAGCCTACGCGCTGGTAAGATAAATTTATCAGATGCGCATGTGATTATTAAACATAATGAGGCCTTTCTCTTAGGTGCACAGATACAGCCATTACCTACTGCTGCCAAGCATCTATTCCCTGATCCTATTCGTACGCGTAAGCTTTTATTAAATAGACAAGAGCTCAATAAACTAATTGGCAGTGTAGAAAGGCAAGGCTATACGTTAATCCCTTTATCGTTATACTGGCGAAAAAATCGAGTCAAGATGAAATTAGCGCTGGCAAAAGGTAAAAAGACGCATGATAAGCGTGACTCTATTAAAGAACGAGATTGGAACCGTGACAGGGCTCGCTTATTGAAGAAAAATAATTGA
- the plaC gene encoding lysophospholipase/glycerophospholipid:cholesterol acyltransferase PlaC: protein MSYCTKLCRLLGVVALFLPMMVRAEVPVKSMVIFGDSLSDTGNTTHLLRSLRKEESPAYLVYPVKVFVINKMTEFAEEYYVPQILLDTGIDMVTDFFDTGVGPMLASLISKVKKAPLLPGEPYWQDHFSNGRVWDEYLAPMLAVDREDKRHFENKAFGGSWAVTYDYQLTVWNLIRHPLLTVKNLIVGKLIPPSIGLTVQAYLLVNEKLNEETVYFVFIGGNDYLNILRFGDNYDSTKMSAYIDNVINGLSSSVEKLVNAGAKHLVILGVPAVGFAPKFVNTADRELLNIASGVHNQRLAEKVLEWQSAKPDVDFLFIDIEPILYKAIEKPELFGFKNVTDACIDVKFPMFNLLADSPFKGNYVLEYAQALQYRDANFAPNERNYRMCDNPDDYLFWDEIHPTTKAHLFLANEICLAMKAHGYKTTCAQLVNR, encoded by the coding sequence ATGTCATATTGCACAAAGTTGTGCAGATTGTTAGGGGTAGTAGCATTGTTTTTACCCATGATGGTAAGGGCAGAAGTGCCTGTTAAATCCATGGTCATATTTGGCGATAGCCTATCTGACACAGGAAACACAACCCATCTTCTAAGAAGTCTAAGAAAAGAAGAAAGCCCTGCTTACCTTGTTTATCCCGTAAAAGTATTTGTGATTAATAAAATGACTGAGTTTGCGGAAGAATATTATGTACCACAAATTCTTTTAGATACAGGCATAGACATGGTCACGGATTTTTTTGATACAGGTGTTGGACCGATGCTTGCTTCTCTCATTTCCAAAGTTAAGAAAGCACCACTCTTGCCTGGCGAACCTTATTGGCAAGATCATTTTTCTAATGGCCGCGTTTGGGATGAGTATTTAGCGCCTATGTTAGCAGTTGATAGGGAAGATAAACGTCATTTTGAGAATAAGGCATTTGGTGGTAGCTGGGCTGTTACTTACGACTACCAATTAACAGTATGGAATTTAATTCGCCACCCTTTATTAACTGTTAAGAATTTAATTGTTGGTAAATTAATCCCACCCAGTATAGGTTTAACAGTACAAGCTTATCTGTTAGTCAATGAAAAATTAAATGAAGAGACTGTTTATTTCGTCTTTATTGGCGGAAATGATTACCTCAATATTTTAAGATTTGGCGATAATTATGATTCTACTAAGATGAGCGCCTATATAGATAATGTAATTAATGGCTTAAGCTCTTCAGTAGAAAAGTTAGTTAACGCTGGTGCTAAGCATTTGGTTATTTTAGGAGTTCCTGCTGTAGGTTTTGCACCTAAATTTGTTAATACCGCAGACCGAGAATTACTAAATATAGCTAGCGGTGTCCACAATCAACGCTTAGCAGAAAAAGTGCTAGAGTGGCAAAGCGCTAAGCCTGATGTCGATTTTCTCTTTATTGATATTGAGCCAATTTTGTATAAAGCAATAGAAAAACCAGAGCTATTTGGTTTTAAAAATGTGACGGATGCATGTATTGATGTGAAGTTTCCTATGTTTAATTTGTTAGCGGATTCGCCATTTAAAGGCAATTACGTCTTAGAATATGCGCAAGCGCTACAATATCGTGATGCAAATTTTGCACCTAATGAAAGAAATTATCGTATGTGTGATAACCCTGATGATTATTTATTTTGGGATGAAATTCACCCAACAACGAAAGCACATTTATTTCTTGCAAATGAAATTTGTTTAGCTATGAAAGCACATGGATACAAAACAACTTGTGCACAGCTTGTAAATAGATAA
- the glmS gene encoding glutamine--fructose-6-phosphate transaminase (isomerizing) yields the protein MCGIIGAISQRDISQILLTGLRRLEYRGYDSAGIAVIDTAGMLKRVRIQGKVQALADAMQETAIKGNLGIAHTRWATHGKPCEENAHPHLSNGQIAIVHNGIIENHDALRQKLEEEKYEFSSETDTEVAAHLVHYYYQQHENLLQAVQEAAKLMHGAFALGVIHEQRPNELIAIRKGSPLVVGLGISEQFIASDALALGSFAQQVIYLEEGDSAHLHDGKVDIYDAQGQLVKRQLHSLNDNNQTISKGQYRHFMLKEIYEQTKVLADTLEGRIASQEVLRASFGAESGDLFNQIKQIHIIACGTSYHAGLVARYWLESLTGISTQVEIASEYRYRDVVVAKDTLFIAVSQSGETADTLAALHKAKSLGYLATLAICNVPTSTLVREANYVFLTRAGVEIGVASTKAFTTQLAAFLMLAAALCKNELSAEILQQLKELPVCCERALNMNNRIEALSQLFVNKAHVLFLGRGVQYPVALEGALKLKEISYIHAEAYPAGELKHGPLALVDNEMPVIAIAPNDELLDKLKSNLHEVSARGGQLIVFVDDSQAWQPNGAQLIPVPYCGSWIAPIVYTIPLQLLAYHVAVAKGTDVDQPRNLAKSVTVE from the coding sequence ATGTGTGGAATTATAGGTGCGATATCTCAGCGTGATATTAGTCAGATTTTGTTAACAGGATTACGGCGCCTTGAATATCGCGGTTATGATTCTGCTGGTATTGCAGTTATTGACACTGCGGGCATGCTAAAACGTGTGCGAATCCAAGGCAAAGTGCAAGCTTTAGCAGACGCAATGCAAGAAACAGCAATTAAAGGTAACTTAGGAATTGCTCACACACGCTGGGCTACCCATGGTAAGCCTTGCGAAGAAAATGCTCATCCTCATCTTTCAAATGGACAAATTGCCATCGTCCACAATGGTATTATTGAAAATCATGATGCATTGCGCCAGAAGCTAGAAGAAGAAAAGTATGAATTTTCTTCTGAGACTGATACTGAAGTCGCAGCTCACTTAGTGCATTATTATTATCAACAGCATGAAAACTTACTACAGGCGGTACAAGAAGCTGCAAAATTAATGCATGGTGCATTTGCACTAGGTGTTATTCATGAGCAGCGTCCCAATGAGCTAATTGCTATTCGTAAAGGTAGTCCCTTAGTGGTTGGTTTAGGTATTAGTGAACAGTTTATTGCCTCTGATGCATTAGCATTAGGCTCATTTGCCCAGCAGGTGATTTATTTAGAAGAGGGAGACAGTGCCCACCTTCATGACGGAAAAGTTGATATTTACGATGCACAAGGCCAATTGGTAAAACGACAATTGCATTCTCTTAATGATAATAACCAAACCATTAGTAAAGGCCAATATCGTCATTTTATGCTGAAAGAAATTTACGAGCAAACGAAAGTGCTCGCAGATACATTAGAAGGTCGTATTGCTTCTCAAGAAGTGCTTAGAGCAAGTTTTGGCGCAGAGAGTGGTGATTTATTTAATCAGATTAAGCAAATACATATTATTGCGTGCGGTACAAGCTACCATGCAGGCCTTGTGGCGCGCTATTGGTTAGAATCTCTAACGGGTATTTCTACGCAAGTTGAAATAGCCAGTGAGTACCGTTATCGTGATGTTGTTGTAGCTAAGGATACTCTTTTTATTGCTGTCTCTCAGTCTGGTGAAACGGCAGATACATTAGCCGCGTTACATAAAGCAAAGTCTTTAGGTTATCTGGCAACCTTGGCAATTTGTAATGTGCCAACGAGTACCTTAGTGCGAGAGGCAAATTATGTTTTTTTAACTCGTGCTGGCGTCGAAATAGGCGTTGCATCAACGAAAGCGTTTACCACGCAGCTAGCAGCCTTTTTAATGTTAGCTGCGGCGCTGTGTAAAAATGAATTAAGTGCAGAAATATTGCAGCAACTTAAGGAGTTACCTGTTTGTTGTGAGCGCGCTTTAAATATGAATAATCGTATAGAAGCGTTATCACAATTATTTGTGAATAAGGCACATGTCCTGTTTTTAGGTCGAGGCGTACAGTATCCAGTCGCTTTAGAAGGTGCGTTAAAGCTTAAGGAAATTTCCTATATTCATGCCGAAGCTTATCCTGCAGGCGAATTAAAGCACGGGCCGCTTGCCTTGGTTGATAATGAAATGCCAGTCATTGCGATAGCACCTAATGATGAATTATTGGATAAATTAAAATCCAATCTTCATGAAGTGAGTGCACGTGGCGGGCAACTTATTGTTTTTGTAGACGATTCGCAGGCTTGGCAACCTAATGGGGCACAACTCATTCCAGTTCCTTACTGTGGTTCCTGGATTGCACCGATAGTGTATACTATTCCGCTACAATTGTTGGCGTATCATGTTGCAGTAGCAAAAGGCACAGACGTTGATCAACCTCGTAATCTAGCAAAATCAGTGACGGTAGAATAG